From Butyricimonas paravirosa, one genomic window encodes:
- a CDS encoding UDP-N-acetylmuramoyl-L-alanyl-D-glutamate--2,6-diaminopimelate ligase encodes MNLRELLDGVACEVVQGRPDVEVKMIHFDSRKVGEGDLFVAQRGVSADGHGYIGKAVAAGAVAVVCEEVPGELKEGVVYVKTGNSSEALGVMASNFYGNPSHRMKVVGVTGTNGKTTTATLLYELLRLLGRKAGLLSTVCNYIGDERVHATHTTPDAMEINELMGRMVDAGCEYCFMEVSSHAIDQRRISGLDFDGAIFSNITHDHLDYHKTFKAYIEAKKAFFDRLPKKAFALTNGDDKNGMVMLQNTVAHKYTYSCKRMADFNCKTLERHLDGTLLLLDGSEVWTRFVGDFNAYNLLAVYASARLLDFGKEELLPVMSMLVPVSGRFETILSNEGVMAIVDYAHTPDALENVLSTIEGLKKEGTVITVVGAGGDRDRTKRPEMAEVACRLSDRVILTSDNPRNEEPAAIIEDMRAGVPDEAASRVLAITDRKEAIRAALMLAKKGDIVLVAGKGHEDYQEIKGVKHHFDDKEVIKEIFKL; translated from the coding sequence ATGAATTTAAGAGAGCTGTTAGACGGGGTTGCCTGCGAGGTCGTGCAAGGGAGACCGGATGTAGAGGTTAAGATGATACACTTCGATTCGAGAAAGGTCGGAGAGGGAGATTTGTTTGTTGCCCAAAGGGGAGTGAGTGCGGATGGACACGGGTATATCGGGAAGGCCGTGGCGGCAGGAGCCGTGGCGGTTGTCTGTGAGGAGGTGCCGGGAGAGTTGAAAGAGGGGGTAGTTTACGTGAAGACGGGTAACTCTTCGGAGGCACTGGGGGTGATGGCCTCTAATTTTTACGGGAACCCGTCCCACCGGATGAAGGTGGTCGGGGTGACCGGGACGAACGGGAAGACGACGACGGCGACGCTGTTGTACGAGCTGTTGCGCTTGCTGGGAAGGAAAGCGGGGCTTTTGTCAACGGTGTGTAATTATATTGGGGACGAGAGGGTTCACGCTACTCACACGACTCCGGATGCGATGGAGATTAACGAGCTGATGGGGCGGATGGTGGATGCTGGGTGCGAGTATTGTTTCATGGAGGTGAGTTCGCACGCTATTGACCAAAGACGGATTAGCGGGTTGGATTTTGATGGGGCGATTTTCTCGAATATCACGCACGATCATCTCGATTATCACAAGACTTTTAAAGCGTATATCGAGGCGAAGAAGGCGTTTTTTGACCGCTTGCCGAAGAAGGCTTTCGCGTTGACGAACGGAGATGACAAGAACGGGATGGTGATGTTGCAGAACACGGTAGCTCATAAATATACTTATTCTTGTAAGCGGATGGCGGATTTTAACTGCAAGACGTTGGAACGGCATCTGGATGGGACGTTATTGCTACTGGACGGCAGCGAGGTGTGGACGAGGTTCGTGGGGGATTTTAATGCTTATAATTTGCTGGCGGTTTACGCAAGCGCACGGTTGTTGGATTTCGGGAAAGAGGAGTTGTTGCCCGTGATGAGTATGCTGGTGCCGGTGTCGGGACGTTTCGAGACGATTTTGTCGAATGAAGGGGTAATGGCTATTGTAGATTACGCGCACACGCCGGATGCGTTGGAGAACGTGTTATCGACGATTGAGGGGCTGAAGAAAGAGGGGACGGTGATCACGGTGGTGGGTGCCGGGGGTGACCGGGACCGGACGAAACGGCCGGAGATGGCGGAGGTTGCCTGTCGGTTGAGTGACCGGGTGATTCTGACGTCCGATAACCCGCGAAACGAGGAGCCTGCCGCGATAATAGAGGATATGCGAGCCGGGGTGCCGGACGAGGCGGCGAGCCGGGTGCTGGCGATTACCGATCGGAAGGAGGCGATTCGTGCGGCGTTGATGTTGGCGAAGAAGGGGGATATTGTGCTGGTGGCCGGGAAAGGACACGAGGATTACCAAGAGATAAAGGGTGTGAAACATCATTTTGATGATAAAGAGGTTATTAAGGAAATATTTAAGTTGTAG
- the mraY gene encoding phospho-N-acetylmuramoyl-pentapeptide-transferase produces the protein MFYHIFDYLEQFDFPGAGMFQYITFRSACAVILSLLIATVVGKRIIRILQKQQVGEEIRDLGLEGQMQKKGTPTMGGVIILLAILVPVVLFARLDNVYIQLMIVSTIWLGLIGFLDDYIKVFRKHKEGLKGRFKVIGQVGLGLIVGVTLYVSDDVLIREKVSISEVGVVTSTVDEGFVSETNQTVLTKDIKSTKTTIPFFKNNEFDYAWFGALFGDYAEEIGWIVFIIITIVIVTAVSNGANLTDGLDGLATGTSAIVGATLGILAYVSGNMVYADYLNIMYIPHSGELVVFIAAFIGATIGFLWYNSFPAQVFMGDTGSLSLGGIIAVFAIMIHKELLIPILCGIFLVENLSVMMQVSYFKYTKKKFGEGRRIFLMSPLHHHFQKKGIPEPKIVTRFWIVGIALAVITIVTLKIR, from the coding sequence ATGTTTTATCATATCTTTGATTATTTAGAACAGTTTGATTTCCCGGGAGCGGGAATGTTTCAATACATCACGTTCCGGTCGGCTTGCGCGGTGATTTTGTCATTGTTGATTGCCACGGTGGTGGGAAAGCGTATTATCCGTATTTTGCAGAAGCAACAGGTCGGGGAGGAAATCCGGGACTTGGGGTTGGAAGGGCAGATGCAGAAGAAGGGAACACCGACGATGGGCGGGGTGATTATCCTGCTGGCGATTTTGGTTCCGGTGGTTTTGTTTGCCCGGTTGGATAATGTGTATATCCAGTTGATGATTGTTTCGACGATCTGGTTGGGGCTGATCGGTTTTCTAGATGATTATATCAAAGTGTTCCGGAAGCACAAGGAGGGGTTGAAGGGACGTTTCAAGGTGATCGGACAAGTGGGTCTGGGGCTGATCGTGGGAGTAACTCTTTACGTGAGCGATGACGTGCTGATCCGGGAGAAGGTTTCCATTTCGGAAGTCGGGGTGGTGACAAGTACAGTAGATGAAGGTTTTGTGTCCGAGACGAACCAGACCGTTTTGACGAAAGATATTAAATCGACCAAGACGACGATACCTTTTTTCAAGAATAACGAGTTTGATTACGCTTGGTTCGGGGCGCTTTTCGGGGACTATGCCGAGGAGATCGGTTGGATCGTGTTTATTATTATCACGATCGTGATTGTTACGGCTGTGTCGAACGGGGCGAATCTGACGGATGGATTGGACGGTCTGGCAACGGGGACTTCGGCTATCGTGGGGGCGACGTTGGGTATTTTGGCGTACGTGTCGGGTAATATGGTGTATGCGGATTACTTGAATATCATGTATATTCCACATTCGGGGGAGCTGGTGGTGTTTATTGCCGCGTTTATCGGGGCGACGATCGGGTTCCTGTGGTATAACTCGTTTCCGGCTCAAGTGTTTATGGGTGACACGGGGAGTTTGTCGCTGGGGGGAATTATTGCCGTGTTCGCAATCATGATTCATAAAGAGTTGCTGATCCCTATCCTGTGTGGTATTTTCCTCGTGGAGAATTTGTCTGTGATGATGCAGGTCAGCTATTTTAAATATACAAAGAAGAAGTTCGGGGAGGGACGACGGATATTCCTGATGTCCCCGTTACATCACCATTTCCAGAAGAAAGGGATTCCGGAACCGAAGATCGTGACCCGGTTCTGGATCGTGGGAATCGCGCTGGCGGTGATAACGATTGTGACGTTGAAAATACGATAG